In a single window of the Melissococcus plutonius ATCC 35311 genome:
- the atpH gene encoding ATP synthase F1 subunit delta, whose protein sequence is MKLDKFTVGRRYGKALFELAIEKNEIENIYQDLLSLREIYHQIPDLGNMLSDVRLTLDEKKQIVQPLFDNFTGITLNFLRVVYNYGRMNDLLLMIDEYERRFDEHESLILGTVITAVPLTKEQHQLTEKKAAKILGYKQAQFINLIDPTIIGGAIIEANHKVIDGSVHSQLLKMQQLLLK, encoded by the coding sequence ATGAAGCTAGATAAATTTACTGTAGGTAGACGTTATGGTAAAGCTTTATTTGAGTTGGCAATCGAAAAAAACGAAATAGAAAATATCTATCAAGATTTATTGTCTTTACGTGAAATTTATCATCAAATACCAGATTTAGGCAATATGTTAAGTGATGTAAGATTAACACTGGATGAAAAAAAGCAAATTGTTCAACCATTGTTTGATAATTTTACTGGGATTACACTTAATTTTTTAAGAGTTGTTTATAATTATGGTAGAATGAATGATTTATTATTAATGATCGATGAATATGAAAGAAGATTCGATGAACATGAAAGTTTAATATTAGGAACGGTAATCACAGCTGTTCCTCTTACAAAAGAACAACACCAATTAACAGAAAAAAAAGCAGCTAAAATTTTAGGTTATAAACAAGCTCAGTTCATTAATTTGATTGATCCAACAATTATTGGTGGTGCAATCATTGAGGCAAATCATAAGGTGATCGATGGCAGTGTTCATAGCCAATTATTAAAGATGCAACAATTACTATTAAAATGA
- the atpF gene encoding F0F1 ATP synthase subunit B, giving the protein MLNNLVVGEVKPSTTLGTIIVVTGAFLILMLLLKKFAWGAVTDMLKKREDKIANDLDSAEQSRIAAAKMEQERQQQLLSSKSDAAEIIKNAKESGEQTRQKLLNEANGEISHLKEKARGDISQEHDEAMASIKTDVSKLSIEIAEKILNKELSEASHEALINSYIESLGKSNEAR; this is encoded by the coding sequence ATGCTAAATAATTTAGTTGTCGGAGAAGTGAAACCAAGTACAACTTTGGGAACAATCATTGTTGTTACTGGTGCCTTCTTGATCTTGATGCTCCTCTTAAAGAAGTTTGCTTGGGGAGCAGTTACGGACATGTTAAAAAAACGTGAAGACAAAATTGCCAACGATTTAGATTCAGCAGAGCAATCTCGAATAGCAGCAGCTAAGATGGAACAAGAACGCCAACAACAATTGTTATCTTCTAAATCTGATGCAGCTGAAATTATCAAGAATGCCAAGGAAAGTGGCGAACAAACACGTCAGAAATTATTAAATGAAGCAAATGGAGAAATTTCTCATTTAAAAGAAAAAGCTCGTGGTGATATTTCTCAAGAACACGACGAAGCAATGGCTTCTATTAAAACAGATGTTTCAAAACTTTCTATTGAAATTGCTGAGAAAATTTTAAATAAAGAATTATCAGAAGCTTCTCATGAAGCATTGATTAACTCGTATATCGAAAGTTTAGGTAAATCAAATGAAGCTAGATAA
- the atpD gene encoding F0F1 ATP synthase subunit beta, translating into MSSGKIVQVIGPVVDIEFSLDQSLPDINTALVVYKNDEKKQKVVLEVALELGDGVIRSIAMESTDGLQRGMEVIATGKSISVPVGKETLGRVFNVLGDTIDLEKPFPKEAKRSGIHKTAPTFEELSTSDEILETGIKVIDLLAPYLKGGKVGLFGGAGVGKTVLIQELIHNIAQEHGGISVFTGVGERTREGNDLYYEMKDSGVIEKTAMVFGQMNEPPGARMRVALTGLTIAEYFRDVEGQDVLLFIDNIFRFTQAGSEVSALLGRMPSAVGYQPTLATEMGQLQERITSTKKGSITSIQAIYVPADDYTDPAPATTFAHLDATTNLERKLTEQGIYPAVDPLASSSSALAPEIVGEEHYHIATEVQHVLQRYRELQDIIAILGMDELSDDEKVLVGRARRIQFFLSQNFHVAEQFTGQPGSYVPVAETVKGFKEILDGKYDDLPEEAFRNVGKIDEAIEKAKQLGN; encoded by the coding sequence ATGAGTTCAGGAAAGATTGTTCAAGTAATTGGTCCAGTTGTGGACATAGAATTTTCTTTAGATCAATCATTACCAGATATAAATACTGCATTAGTTGTTTATAAGAATGATGAAAAGAAACAAAAAGTCGTCTTAGAAGTAGCTTTAGAATTAGGCGACGGGGTCATTCGTTCGATCGCTATGGAATCAACAGATGGTTTACAAAGAGGAATGGAAGTTATTGCTACTGGTAAATCCATTTCAGTTCCAGTGGGTAAGGAAACCTTGGGACGTGTTTTCAATGTTTTAGGAGATACAATTGATTTGGAAAAACCATTTCCAAAGGAAGCAAAACGTAGTGGTATTCACAAAACAGCACCAACTTTCGAAGAATTAAGTACAAGTGACGAAATTTTAGAAACAGGAATCAAAGTTATTGATTTACTAGCTCCTTATTTAAAAGGAGGAAAAGTTGGACTATTTGGTGGTGCCGGTGTTGGTAAAACGGTATTAATTCAAGAATTAATTCATAATATTGCTCAAGAACACGGGGGTATTTCTGTATTTACTGGTGTTGGTGAACGAACACGTGAAGGAAACGACCTTTATTATGAAATGAAAGATTCTGGTGTAATTGAAAAAACAGCGATGGTGTTTGGACAAATGAACGAACCACCAGGTGCACGTATGCGTGTTGCATTGACAGGTTTAACTATTGCTGAGTATTTCCGTGATGTCGAAGGTCAGGATGTATTATTATTTATTGATAATATTTTCCGATTCACACAGGCAGGTTCAGAAGTTTCTGCCTTGTTAGGACGTATGCCTTCTGCTGTTGGTTACCAACCAACCCTAGCTACTGAAATGGGTCAGTTACAAGAAAGAATTACTTCAACGAAAAAAGGTTCTATTACGTCTATTCAAGCAATCTATGTACCAGCAGATGATTATACCGATCCGGCTCCAGCAACAACTTTTGCCCATTTAGATGCAACAACGAATTTGGAACGTAAGTTGACTGAACAAGGTATTTATCCTGCAGTAGATCCACTGGCTTCTTCTTCAAGTGCTTTAGCGCCTGAAATTGTTGGTGAAGAACATTACCATATTGCGACAGAAGTGCAACATGTGTTGCAAAGATATCGTGAATTACAAGATATTATTGCTATCTTGGGAATGGATGAATTATCAGATGATGAAAAAGTTTTAGTTGGACGTGCACGTCGCATTCAATTCTTCCTTTCTCAAAATTTCCATGTGGCTGAACAATTTACTGGACAACCAGGTTCTTATGTACCAGTAGCTGAAACGGTAAAAGGATTTAAAGAAATTCTTGATGGAAAATATGATGATCTTCCAGAAGAAGCATTTCGTAATGTAGGTAAAATCGATGAAGCTATTGAAAAAGCAAAACAATTAGGCAATTAG
- the atpB gene encoding F0F1 ATP synthase subunit A codes for MEEKTLLFRIGPVWFDGTICLMVLLTCIIVFAFVTICTRNLQLKPKGKQNLIEMLIDFVKGIITDNLPSKEVTNFHLLAFTLFMFVLVANTLGLVTKVVVGNDLSLWKSPTADPLVALSLALIMIILTHLFSASRFGFKGYFKNSFLQPVGFLLPIKILEEFTNLLTLALRLYGNIYAGEVLLGLIASMVGISWWTLPLAIPLEMIWLAFSLFIGAIQAFIFVTLSMVYMAHKIEVEE; via the coding sequence TTGGAAGAAAAGACATTACTTTTCAGAATTGGTCCAGTTTGGTTTGATGGAACCATTTGTCTGATGGTATTACTGACATGTATTATTGTCTTTGCTTTCGTTACTATCTGTACAAGGAATTTACAATTAAAACCAAAGGGAAAACAAAATTTAATTGAAATGCTGATAGACTTTGTCAAAGGAATTATTACTGACAACTTACCTAGTAAGGAAGTCACTAATTTTCATTTGTTAGCATTTACTCTTTTCATGTTTGTGTTGGTTGCCAATACTCTTGGGCTTGTAACAAAAGTTGTTGTAGGAAATGATTTAAGTTTGTGGAAAAGTCCAACAGCAGATCCTTTAGTTGCTTTGTCACTAGCTTTGATTATGATTATACTTACCCATTTGTTTAGCGCTAGTCGTTTTGGGTTTAAAGGATATTTTAAAAATAGTTTCTTACAACCAGTCGGCTTTTTATTACCTATCAAAATTTTGGAAGAATTTACAAATCTATTGACCTTGGCACTTCGTTTATATGGAAATATTTACGCAGGTGAAGTATTATTGGGACTTATTGCAAGTATGGTCGGTATTAGCTGGTGGACGTTACCATTGGCAATTCCATTAGAAATGATCTGGCTTGCATTCTCATTATTTATTGGTGCTATTCAGGCATTTATTTTTGTGACATTATCAATGGTTTATATGGCACATAAAATTGAAGTAGAAGAATAA
- a CDS encoding DNA-directed RNA polymerase subunit beta, protein MSPFRYIFITILKILTVIALVIILYVIGTMIGYSLIGSGNSKDIFNEGTWTHIFDFIKK, encoded by the coding sequence ATGAGTCCATTTCGTTATATTTTTATAACAATCTTAAAAATTTTGACAGTTATCGCCTTAGTAATTATTTTATATGTTATTGGTACAATGATTGGTTATAGTTTAATAGGTAGCGGAAATTCAAAAGATATATTTAATGAAGGAACATGGACACATATATTTGATTTTATCAAAAAATAA
- the smpB gene encoding SsrA-binding protein SmpB: MPKGEGKLIAQNRKARHDYSILDTIEAGMVLQGTEIKSIRNSRINLKDGFVRIRNGEAFLYNVHISPYEQGNIFNHDPLRTRKLLMHKRQIKRLIGETKNTGITLIPLKVYLKDGYAKVLVGLAKGKKQYDKRETLKRREIDRQISRTLKNKQQ; the protein is encoded by the coding sequence ATGCCTAAAGGAGAAGGAAAGTTAATCGCACAAAACCGTAAAGCTAGACATGATTATTCAATCCTTGACACAATCGAGGCAGGAATGGTTTTACAAGGAACTGAGATTAAATCGATTCGAAATAGTCGAATTAATTTAAAGGATGGATTTGTCCGTATTCGAAATGGGGAAGCTTTTCTTTATAATGTTCATATCAGTCCATATGAGCAGGGAAATATTTTCAATCATGATCCACTTCGTACAAGAAAATTGTTAATGCATAAAAGGCAAATAAAAAGATTAATTGGTGAAACGAAAAATACAGGGATTACCTTGATTCCACTTAAGGTTTACTTGAAAGATGGCTATGCAAAGGTACTCGTTGGTCTAGCAAAGGGCAAAAAACAGTATGATAAGCGTGAAACATTAAAACGAAGAGAAATAGATCGACAAATTAGTCGTACATTAAAAAATAAACAGCAATAG
- the murA gene encoding UDP-N-acetylglucosamine 1-carboxyvinyltransferase: MEQIIIHGGNRLKGTVKIEGAKNAVLPILAASLLADEGITTLNNVPILSDVFTMNQVISHLNVKVTFDQANNQITLDATEPLGIQANYEYVSQMRASIVVMGPLLARNGTAKVAMPGGCAIGKRPIDLHLKGFQALGAKIIQKNGYIEAIADELIGNTIYLDFPSVGATQNIMMAAVKAKGTTIIENVAREPEIVDLANILNKMGASIVGAGTEMMQIEGVDSLHAVEHSIVQDRIEAGTFMVAAAMTEGNVLIEDAILEHNRPLISKLAEMGAKISEEINGIRVIGPSVLKPTDIKTLPHPGFPTDLQAQMTAIQSIAQGVSVVTETVFENRFQHLEEMRRMNANVKIDGNIAVITGTNGKALQGAAVQATDLRAAAALILAGLRANGITRVSNLKYLDRGYYKFHSKLQQLGAIVERVDDDLIVEKEISIVS; the protein is encoded by the coding sequence ATGGAGCAGATTATTATTCATGGCGGCAATCGATTAAAGGGAACAGTCAAAATCGAGGGAGCTAAAAATGCTGTATTGCCAATTTTGGCTGCTAGCCTTTTAGCTGATGAGGGAATAACGACATTAAACAATGTGCCAATTTTGTCCGATGTTTTTACGATGAATCAAGTCATTAGCCATTTGAATGTTAAGGTCACATTTGATCAAGCAAACAATCAAATTACTTTAGATGCTACCGAACCACTAGGAATACAAGCGAATTATGAGTATGTTAGCCAAATGCGTGCTTCAATTGTTGTAATGGGCCCATTATTGGCCAGAAATGGAACTGCAAAGGTAGCCATGCCTGGCGGTTGTGCAATTGGCAAACGACCAATTGATTTACATTTAAAAGGCTTCCAAGCATTAGGTGCAAAGATTATTCAAAAAAATGGATATATTGAAGCTATTGCGGATGAACTAATTGGAAATACAATCTATTTAGATTTTCCTAGTGTTGGAGCAACACAAAATATCATGATGGCAGCAGTTAAAGCAAAAGGAACGACCATTATTGAAAATGTTGCTAGAGAACCAGAAATTGTTGATTTAGCGAATATTTTGAATAAAATGGGTGCTTCAATTGTAGGAGCTGGAACTGAGATGATGCAAATTGAAGGTGTCGATTCACTTCATGCGGTTGAACATTCTATTGTTCAAGACCGTATTGAAGCAGGAACCTTTATGGTTGCAGCAGCAATGACTGAAGGCAATGTGTTAATTGAAGACGCAATTTTAGAACATAATCGTCCCTTAATTTCTAAATTGGCTGAAATGGGTGCTAAAATTTCTGAAGAAATAAATGGCATTCGGGTAATTGGACCGAGTGTACTTAAACCTACGGATATTAAGACATTGCCACATCCAGGATTTCCAACTGACCTTCAGGCACAAATGACAGCAATTCAATCAATTGCCCAGGGAGTTAGTGTGGTCACAGAGACGGTTTTTGAGAATCGTTTCCAACATTTAGAAGAAATGCGACGAATGAATGCCAATGTAAAAATTGATGGAAATATTGCTGTTATTACAGGTACTAATGGCAAAGCTCTTCAAGGAGCTGCCGTACAAGCAACAGACTTACGAGCGGCTGCAGCTTTGATATTAGCTGGATTAAGAGCAAATGGTATTACTCGTGTTTCTAATTTGAAGTATTTAGACCGTGGTTATTACAAGTTTCATAGCAAACTTCAACAATTAGGTGCTATTGTTGAACGTGTTGATGATGACTTAATTGTTGAAAAAGAAATATCTATTGTAAGCTAG
- a CDS encoding PTS glucitol/sorbitol transporter subunit IIA, whose product MQALVTEIGKYALTEDEPMIILFGETATQTLREYSVIQKFKEPVQPIILKPGDFIRINQKKYTICYVGPIANENLSSISHVTLVFDKTPESEENAIANGLYLSPYELPTLSIGSIIEYENENVNPVE is encoded by the coding sequence ATGCAAGCACTTGTTACAGAAATTGGAAAATATGCACTTACCGAAGATGAACCAATGATCATTCTTTTTGGCGAGACAGCTACACAGACATTAAGGGAATATTCTGTTATTCAAAAATTTAAGGAGCCAGTTCAACCAATTATATTAAAACCAGGTGACTTTATACGTATTAATCAAAAAAAATACACCATTTGTTATGTTGGTCCAATTGCTAATGAAAATTTATCCAGTATTTCACATGTAACTTTAGTTTTCGATAAAACACCTGAATCTGAAGAAAATGCTATTGCAAATGGCTTATATCTTTCTCCTTACGAATTACCTACATTATCCATCGGGTCTATCATTGAATATGAAAATGAAAATGTCAATCCAGTAGAATAG
- the atpE gene encoding ATP synthase F0 subunit C: MNFIGAAITVLGAAIGAAYGNGQVISKTIESMTRQPEMSGQLRTTMFIGVALIEAVPILGVVIALLLVFK, translated from the coding sequence ATGAATTTTATCGGAGCAGCAATCACAGTACTTGGAGCAGCAATTGGAGCAGCATACGGAAATGGTCAAGTTATCTCTAAAACAATTGAATCAATGACTCGTCAACCAGAAATGAGTGGTCAATTAAGAACAACTATGTTCATTGGAGTTGCTTTGATTGAAGCTGTGCCTATTTTAGGTGTAGTTATCGCTTTATTATTAGTATTCAAATAA
- a CDS encoding F0F1 ATP synthase subunit gamma gives MTASLNEIKQRIASTKKTSQITNAMQMVSASKLTKSEVASKNFQQYAAKVRSVVTHLVASQLNDLADNSFSDSEESINYHAMLTTRPVKKTGYIVITSDKGLVGNYNSSILKQTMTIIEEDKKANKDFSLIAIGSAGADFFKARGLDIAYELRGLSDQPSFNEVRKIVSTATSMYQNEVFDELYVCYNHHINSLTSQFRVEKMLPISDLDPNEAKTYEQEYILEPSEDVILDQLLPQYAESLIYGSIIDAKTAEHAAGMTAMKTATDNAQDIIGDLTISYNRARQGAITQEITEIVAGAAALE, from the coding sequence GTGACCGCTTCATTAAATGAAATAAAACAACGAATTGCTTCTACAAAGAAAACGAGTCAGATTACAAATGCGATGCAGATGGTATCTGCGTCAAAACTGACAAAATCAGAAGTTGCCTCTAAGAATTTTCAACAATATGCTGCAAAGGTTCGTTCTGTTGTTACCCATTTAGTCGCGTCTCAATTAAATGATTTAGCAGATAATTCTTTTTCAGATAGTGAAGAAAGTATAAATTATCATGCTATGCTTACTACACGTCCTGTAAAGAAAACTGGTTATATCGTGATTACCTCAGATAAAGGATTAGTCGGAAACTATAACAGTTCAATTTTAAAACAAACAATGACAATAATAGAAGAAGATAAAAAAGCAAATAAGGATTTTAGCTTAATTGCAATTGGTAGTGCAGGTGCTGACTTTTTTAAAGCAAGAGGATTGGATATTGCTTATGAATTAAGAGGATTAAGTGATCAGCCTAGCTTTAATGAAGTACGTAAAATTGTTTCTACTGCAACTTCTATGTATCAGAATGAAGTATTTGATGAATTGTATGTTTGTTACAATCATCATATTAATTCATTGACAAGTCAATTTCGAGTAGAAAAAATGTTGCCAATTTCAGATCTAGATCCTAATGAGGCAAAAACATATGAACAAGAATATATTTTAGAACCTTCTGAGGATGTTATTTTGGATCAATTATTGCCACAATATGCAGAAAGTTTGATTTATGGTTCAATTATTGATGCAAAAACAGCAGAGCATGCGGCTGGTATGACAGCGATGAAAACAGCGACAGATAATGCTCAAGATATTATTGGTGATTTGACGATTTCTTATAACCGAGCACGTCAAGGAGCAATTACACAAGAAATCACAGAAATTGTAGCTGGTGCAGCTGCATTAGAATAA
- the atpA gene encoding F0F1 ATP synthase subunit alpha: protein MAIKAEEISALIKKQIENYQQELEVEEIGTVTYVGDGIARAYGLENAMSGELLEFSNGSYGMAQNLETNDIGIIVLGEFDTIREGDKVKRTGKIMEVPVGEAMIGRVVNPLGQPIDGLGEIKTDHTRPIEAMAPGVMQRKSVNEPLQTGLKAIDALVPIGRGQRELVIGDRKTGKTSIAIDTIINQKGQDVICIYVAIGQKESTVRSQVETLRKYNALDYTIVVTAGASQPAPLLYIAPYAGTAMGEEFMYNGKHVLIVFDDLSKQAVAYRELSLLLRRPPGREAYPGDVFYLHSRLLERAAKLSDDLGGGSMTALPFVETQAGDISAYIPTNVISITDGQIFLESDLFYAGTRPAIDAGLSVSRVGGSAQIKAMKKVAGTLRIDLASYRELESFTQFGSDLDAATQAKLNRGRRTVEILKQKLHAPLSVEKQVVILYALTHGFLDSINVDDILTFEQELFDYLDGKHPELFETIRKTKDLPDTKDLDAAIQEYKDVFSTSTNNSKTAKASETVTNG from the coding sequence ATGGCTATCAAAGCAGAAGAAATTAGTGCACTGATTAAAAAGCAAATTGAAAACTACCAACAAGAATTAGAGGTAGAAGAAATCGGCACTGTAACATATGTAGGTGATGGGATTGCTCGTGCTTATGGTCTTGAAAATGCTATGAGTGGTGAATTATTAGAATTTTCTAATGGTTCATACGGTATGGCACAAAACCTAGAAACAAATGATATTGGTATTATTGTCTTAGGCGAATTTGACACCATTCGTGAAGGAGATAAAGTAAAACGAACAGGTAAGATCATGGAAGTACCTGTTGGGGAAGCAATGATTGGTCGTGTTGTTAATCCATTAGGCCAACCGATTGATGGTTTAGGTGAAATTAAAACAGATCACACTCGTCCAATTGAAGCAATGGCACCAGGGGTTATGCAACGAAAATCTGTAAATGAACCCTTACAAACAGGATTAAAAGCGATTGATGCATTGGTACCAATTGGTCGTGGACAACGTGAATTAGTTATTGGTGATCGTAAAACAGGTAAAACATCCATTGCAATTGATACAATCATTAACCAAAAAGGTCAAGATGTTATTTGTATCTATGTGGCAATTGGGCAAAAAGAATCTACTGTGCGTAGCCAAGTTGAAACACTTCGTAAATACAATGCCTTAGATTATACGATTGTTGTAACTGCAGGAGCTTCTCAACCAGCACCTTTATTATACATTGCTCCTTATGCTGGAACAGCGATGGGCGAAGAATTTATGTATAATGGTAAACATGTCTTAATTGTTTTTGATGATTTATCAAAACAAGCAGTTGCTTACCGTGAACTCTCATTATTACTTCGTCGTCCACCAGGTCGTGAAGCTTACCCGGGTGATGTTTTCTATCTACACTCTCGTTTATTGGAACGTGCAGCAAAATTAAGTGATGATTTAGGTGGTGGTTCAATGACCGCTCTTCCTTTTGTTGAAACTCAAGCTGGAGATATTTCTGCCTATATTCCAACAAATGTTATCTCTATCACTGATGGCCAAATCTTCTTGGAAAGTGATTTGTTCTATGCAGGTACCCGTCCAGCAATTGATGCTGGTTTATCCGTATCACGTGTTGGTGGTTCTGCTCAAATCAAAGCAATGAAAAAAGTTGCTGGTACCTTACGTATAGATTTAGCTAGCTATCGCGAATTAGAATCATTTACCCAATTTGGTTCGGATTTAGATGCTGCAACACAAGCAAAATTAAATCGTGGACGTCGAACGGTTGAAATTTTAAAACAAAAACTACATGCACCATTATCAGTTGAAAAGCAAGTTGTTATTTTGTATGCATTGACACATGGCTTCTTAGATAGTATTAATGTAGATGATATTTTAACATTTGAACAAGAATTATTTGATTACCTTGATGGCAAGCATCCTGAATTGTTTGAAACAATTCGAAAAACAAAGGACTTACCAGATACAAAAGACCTTGATGCAGCTATTCAAGAATATAAAGATGTATTTTCAACATCTACTAATAATTCTAAAACAGCTAAGGCGTCTGAAACTGTAACTAATGGATAA
- a CDS encoding DUF1146 family protein, translated as MQVYGMESVIRIVCHLLFIYIAFWSLGALRIEQLFKSQHVQQAKIFLCIIAIVIGYTVSYFLLELMALFRNLFFMFFS; from the coding sequence GTGCAAGTTTATGGAATGGAATCAGTTATTCGAATTGTTTGTCATCTTTTATTTATCTATATTGCATTTTGGTCGTTGGGTGCATTACGAATTGAACAACTCTTTAAATCTCAACATGTTCAGCAAGCTAAAATTTTTCTATGCATAATTGCTATTGTTATAGGATATACAGTTAGTTATTTTTTACTAGAATTAATGGCATTATTTCGCAATCTTTTTTTTATGTTTTTTTCTTAA
- a CDS encoding F0F1 ATP synthase subunit epsilon gives MNKLTVNVVTPSGLIYDHHSKLVVAKTTDGEIGILPDHAPIIVPLAIDEVKIKRTDTDTHVDWIAVNGGIMEVRDNIVSIVADSAERERDIDVSRAERAKLRAERRLTEAQEKADTDELKRATVALHRAINRINVSKHI, from the coding sequence ATGAATAAATTGACTGTCAATGTTGTAACTCCCAGTGGTTTAATTTATGATCACCATTCCAAGCTTGTTGTTGCTAAAACAACAGATGGAGAAATTGGTATTTTGCCAGACCATGCTCCTATCATAGTGCCTTTAGCGATTGATGAAGTAAAAATAAAAAGAACAGACACTGATACTCATGTGGATTGGATTGCTGTAAATGGTGGTATTATGGAAGTACGTGATAATATTGTCAGTATTGTAGCAGATTCAGCTGAAAGAGAAAGAGATATCGATGTTTCAAGAGCTGAACGTGCAAAACTGCGTGCGGAAAGAAGATTGACTGAAGCACAAGAAAAAGCTGATACAGATGAATTAAAACGTGCAACAGTTGCTTTACACCGTGCAATTAACCGTATTAACGTATCTAAACACATATAA
- a CDS encoding FMN-dependent NADH-azoreductase: MSNLLVVKAHPLEKENSRSMKVLDRFITSYQAKNPQDTLNIVDLYKENIPEIDEEILLAWNQLGNGKDFAQLTESQQAKLLLFNQSTEQFIAVNKIVIVNALWNLTIPTRLKAWIDTICVAGKTFRYTENGPEALTRGKKALHIQSSGSIYEGKDFASLYLEQILTFIGIHNYEQLLIEGIDQTPEREEELMNKAFDAAELLGTTF; encoded by the coding sequence ATGTCAAATTTACTTGTAGTTAAAGCGCACCCTTTAGAAAAAGAAAATTCACGTTCAATGAAAGTTTTAGATAGATTTATTACGAGTTATCAAGCAAAAAATCCGCAAGATACTTTGAATATTGTGGATCTTTATAAAGAAAACATTCCAGAAATTGATGAAGAGATTCTTTTGGCTTGGAATCAGCTAGGAAATGGCAAAGATTTTGCTCAATTAACAGAAAGTCAACAAGCTAAATTACTTCTTTTCAATCAATCAACAGAGCAATTTATTGCTGTTAATAAGATTGTTATTGTTAATGCTTTATGGAATTTAACAATTCCTACACGACTAAAAGCCTGGATAGATACCATTTGTGTTGCTGGTAAAACATTTAGGTATACAGAAAATGGGCCAGAAGCATTAACACGTGGTAAAAAAGCATTGCATATCCAATCAAGTGGTAGCATTTATGAGGGTAAAGACTTCGCCTCTTTATATCTTGAACAAATATTAACCTTTATAGGTATCCATAACTATGAACAATTATTAATTGAAGGCATTGATCAGACACCTGAACGAGAAGAAGAATTAATGAATAAGGCCTTTGATGCAGCAGAGCTACTAGGAACAACTTTTTAA